A window from Cryptomeria japonica chromosome 1, Sugi_1.0, whole genome shotgun sequence encodes these proteins:
- the LOC131026754 gene encoding uncharacterized protein LOC131026754 has protein sequence MLKMEISLHGAWSCRLRFCAEMLEMCGRGCGFLRVLLLSLILLLFCAEMAKSEGFSLVGDEFVPTERYISGRQNAIDMTSIPWMRGLKQILPAALAAVPAYAESSSINSNYSIILAENRTRRPDILSKFRLYGGGWNITNKHYWASVSFTGAPGFILAILWFTAFGPAFFVLYFYSQIIKRENQELHLSYWVLLLLILFTFTAVVGCILLSMGQDKFHYEISQTLDFVVKQSDYVVENLRNVTVYLTEAENISIAQIVIPESEQNQIGQLNEDLDIAADELEVKTTDNAEKIQKALDALRDALIAVAGVMLLVAILGFLLTILGFTHIICGLVIIGWFLVTGTFVLSGVFIALNNALADTCVAMEEWVDHPNANTNLDHILPCVNQSMANQTLYRSKEVTSDLVNVINRVIWNVANIDVSPSAGPIYYNQSGPQMPALCNPYDNEMKDQQCSPQQVNFTNADQVWQNYTCNVSNDICVSPGRVTPEVYDQLVAAVNLGYGLKHYTPFLVDLIDCKFVRDTFTTINHSYCPHLHLHTKWVYIGLALVSVGVMLSLIFWIIYIQQVHHKDVHFKPANGKKKGMDNPPIEMGSVEKLGI, from the exons ATGTTGAAGATGGAAATAAGTCTTCATGGTGCGTGGAGTTGTCGGCTCCGGTTTTGTGCTGAAATGCTGGAAATGTGTGGGAGAGGTTGTGGATTTTTGAGAGTGTTGTTGTTATCTCTGATTTTGTTGCTATTTTGTGCCGAGATGGCCAAATCAGAGGGTTTCTCACTCGTTGGGGATGAATTTGTGCCGACGGAGCGTTATATCAGTG GAAGACAAAATGCGATTGATATGACTTCAATCCCTTGGATGCGTGGACTGAAACAAATCCTCCCTGCTGCACTTGCTGCTGTGCCTGCATATGCTGAGAGCAGCAGCATAAATTCAAATTATTCTATAATTTTGGCTGAGAATCGAACTAGGCGGCCTGATATTTTGTCCAAATTCAGGTTGTATGGAGGTGGATGGAATATTACCAACAAACACTATTGGGCT TCTGTCAGTTTTACTGGTGCGCCTGGCTTTATTCTTGCCATTTTATGGTTTACTGCATTCGGCCCTGCCTTCTTTGTGCTTTATTTCTACAGTCAAATAATCAAAAGGGAGAATCAAGAGCTGCACCTCTCGTACTGGGTTCTACTGCTGTTGATTCTTTTCACATTCACTGCAGT GGTAGGATGCATATTGCTCTCAATGGGTCAGGATAAATTCCATTATGAGATTTCTCAGACTCTGGATTTTGTAGTTAAACAATCAGATTATGTAGTTGAGAACCTTAGGAATGTCACAGTATATCTAACAGAAGCAGAGAACATAAGCATAGCTCAGATTGTGATCCCAGAATCTGAACAAAATCAGATAGGGCAGTTAAATGAAGACTTAGATATTGCAGCAGATGAACTTGAAGTTAAAACAACAGACAATGCAGAGAAAATACAGAAAGCTCTTGATGCTCT CCGGGATGCCTTAATTGCAGTAGCTGGTGTGATGCTTCTGGTAGCCATTCTTGGTTTTT TATTGACTATTCTTGGCTTCACGCATATTATATGTGG GCTGGTCATTATTGGATGGTTCCTTGTGACGGGTACATTTGTTCTTAGCGGCGTGTTTATTGCACTTAACAA TGCTCTTGCAGATACCTGTGTCGCCATGGAAGAGTGGGTGGATCACCCCAATGCAAATACTAACCTTGACCATATCCTTCCTTGTGTCAATCAATCTATGGCAAATCAAACTTTATATAGAAGTAAAGAAGTAACAAGTGACTTGGTCAATGTTATAAATCGAGTAATATGGAATGTTGCGAACATAGATGTCTCTCCCTCAGCAGGTCCAATCTATTACAACCAATCTGGACCACAAATGCCTGCGCTCTGCAATCCATATGATAATGAGATGAAAGATCAGCAATGTTCACCCCAACAAGTAAATTTTACGAATGCAGATCAG GTCTGGCAGAATTATACCTGCAATGTTTCCAATGATATCTGTGTTTCGCCTGGTAGGGTAACACCAGAGGTATATGATCAATTGGTAGCTGCAGTAAACCTTGGTTATGGGTTGAAGCACTATACCCCGTTTCTCGTAGACCTAATTGACTGCAAGTTTGTACGTGATACATTCACAACAATCAATCATTCCTATTGCCCTCATCTTCACCTACATACTAAGTGGGTGTACATTGGGTTGGCACTTGTATCAGTCGGGGTGATGCTTTCATTGATATTCTGGATTATCTACATACAGCAGGTACATCACAAGGATGTACATTTCAAGCCAGCTAATGGAAAAAAGAAAGGAATGGACAACCCACCCATAGAAATGGGAAGTGTAGAGAAGCTAGGCATCTAA
- the LOC131026753 gene encoding importin subunit alpha-1, translating to MSLRPNSRAELRKKSYKAGVDADEARRKREDNLIEIRKSKKEDNLLKKRREGMQLTQALPQSDLVKKLESLPVFVAGVMSNDPHLQLEATTQFRKILSIERCPPIEEVVNAGVVPRLVEFLTRVDFPQLQFEAAWSLTNIASGTSEHTRVVIDHGAVPHFVQLLSSPSDDVREQAVWALGNIAGDNFKFRDLVLGHGALMPLLAQLNEKTNLSMLRNATWTLSNFCRGKPQAPFEQTKPALPALERLIHSDDEEVLTDACWALSYLSDGTNDKIQAVIEAGVCRRLVELLLHTNPMVLIPALRTVGNIVTGDDVQTQFMIENHVLACLLHLLTNHQKKSIRKEACWTVSNITAGNKEQIQTVIDANIISPLVNLLQTAEFDIMKEAAWAISNATSGGSHEQIKYLVSQGCIKPLCDLLDCKDPKIVSVCLEGLENILKVGEAEKDLGNTSINSFAQLIDDAEGLEKIENLQNHDNEDIYEKAVKILETYWQEDDEDEQNIAPPGTDGQPAFSFGTNRAQVPPGGFAFG from the exons ATGTCTTTGAGACCCAATTCTCGGGCAGAGCTGAGGAAGAAATCTTACAAGGCGGGTGTCGACGCAGATGAAGCTCGGCGAAAGAGAGAAGACAATCTCATTGAGATCAGGAAAagtaagaaggaagataatctccTTAAGAAGAGAAGAGAAGGAATGCAATTGACTCAGGCTTTGCCGCAGTCTGATCTCGTGAAAAAG TTGGAGAGTCTCCCTGTATTTGTGGCAGGAGTAATGTCAAATGATCCTCATTTGCAATTGGAAGCAACCACTCAATTTAGGAAGATTCTTTCAATTG AACGGTGTCCCCCTATTGAGGAAGTTGTTAATGCTGGAGTTGTCCCTCGGTTGGTAGAGTTCCTCACAAGAGTTGACTTCCCTCAACTCCAG TTTGAGGCAGCGTGGTCTTTGACAAACATTGCATCAGGAACCTCGGAACACACACGAGTTGTGATTGATCATGGTGCAGTGCCACACTTTGTGCAGCTTCTTAGCTCCCCAAGTGATGATGTTCGAGAGCAG GCTGTTTGGGCATTGGGAAATATAGCTGGTGATAATTTCAAGTTTAGAGATCTAGTTCTCGGTCATGGTGCTCTTATGCCACTCCTGGCCCAATTGAATGAGAAAACCAATCTATCGATGCTGAGAAATGCCACTTGGACACTATCCAATTTTTGTCGTGGCAAGCCACAGGCACCTTTTGAACAG ACCAAGCCAGCACTTCCAGCTCTTGAACGCCTTATTCATTCGGATGATGAGGAAGTCTTGACGGATGCATGTTGGGCTCTTTCATACCTATCAGATGGAACAAATGACAAAATACAAGCTGTGATAGAGGCTGGTGTTTGTCGTAGACTTGTCGAGCTTCTGCT GCACACCAATCCTATGGTTCTCATTCCAGCTCTTCGCACAGTGGGCAACATTGTTACTGGAGATGATGTACAGACACAG TTCATGATTGAAAATCATGTGCTTGCATGCCTTTTACATCTCCTGACAAACCATCAAAAGAAAAGTATCAGGAAGGAAGCATGCTGGACAGTTTCAAACATCACAGCAGGCAATAAAGAACAAATACAG ACTGTCATTGATGCAAACATTATTTCTCCTCTTGTGAATTTGCTCCAAACTGCTGAATTTGACATCATGAAAGAGGCGGCATGGGCAATCTCCAATGCCACTTCGGGCGGTTCACACGAACAAATCAA GTATTTGGTGAGTCAGGGATGTATTAAGCCATTATGTGACCTGTTAGACTGCAAAGACCCAAAAATAGTTTCAGTTTGTCTTGAGGGGCTTGAGAACATCCTGAAAGTAGGAGAGGCAGAAAAGGATCTAGGAAACACTAGTATAAATAGTTTTGCTCAGCTCATTGATGATGCTGAAGGACTTGAAAAGATTGAAAACTTGCAGAATCACGATAATGAGGACATCTATGAGAAAGCTGTGAAGATCCTTGAAACCTATTGGcaagaagatgatgaggatgagcaaaaCATAGCTCCTCCTGGTACTGATGGCCAGCCGGCTTTTAGTTTTGGTACAAATAGAGCACAAGTTCCTCCAGGTGGTTTCGCTTTTGGTTGA